The Streptomyces laurentii genome contains a region encoding:
- a CDS encoding hypothetical protein (identified by MetaGeneAnnotator; putative;~sequence version:1) has translation MTHGIARIRLDDGTSVWARVSGTEELDRGTGFQDTGFGDRVVSMAGGLTDVVRGVVGSLRAGLTPEGPVEVAVSFGIELSAQAGKVIGVLADGGGTASVNVSLTWTEPGRRAAAEAAEAAAAAAGTPPGTTGAGNGTGIGTGAGSALPAPADSPENGPGAV, from the coding sequence GTGACGCATGGGATCGCTCGTATTCGGCTGGACGACGGCACGTCCGTCTGGGCCCGGGTCAGCGGGACGGAGGAACTGGACCGGGGCACCGGCTTCCAGGACACCGGTTTCGGCGACCGGGTCGTGTCGATGGCCGGAGGCCTGACCGACGTGGTGCGCGGGGTGGTCGGTTCGCTGCGCGCCGGACTGACCCCGGAGGGGCCGGTCGAGGTCGCCGTCAGCTTCGGCATCGAACTCTCGGCGCAGGCCGGCAAGGTGATCGGGGTCCTCGCCGACGGCGGTGGCACGGCGTCGGTCAACGTGTCCCTCACCTGGACCGAACCCGGCCGCCGGGCCGCGGCCGAAGCCGCCGAAGCCGCCGCGGCCGCCGCGGGCACCCCACCGGGTACCACCGGAGCCGGAAACGGAACCGGAATCGGGACCGGAGCGGGCTCCGCGCTCCCCGCGCCCGCGGACTCGCCGGAGAACGGCCCCGGGGCCGTATGA